In Streptomyces sp. NBC_01426, one genomic interval encodes:
- a CDS encoding SchA/CurD-like domain-containing protein, with product MTTALSERVSQSAFDGSMLRVVLLMDLHEGVQQQFFDAYEQLRHDIASVPGHLGDQLCQSFENPSQWLITSEWESAPQYLAWVNSEHHAEQVKPLGACARSMRPLKFTVLRETGKRYDRPELTPSVRLQPTPRLGAGIVRHALTFTVKPGSEKAVADLLSSYDSPAAEVDAHTRLCRTSLFMHGNRVVRAVEVEGDLTAALRHVSEQPEVRAVEQAINPYLEQDRDLADPESARLFFMKAALPAVHHVAEHGADDAPVTRHALFYPAREGRGAELAEFLSQQDERAAARPDGPVRSSSIFQRDDIVVRLLDVSLPAGAELAAAFEIEGPRAEATLERLLAAPSGADGPAAPHPMTPVTDRRAPERS from the coding sequence ATGACAACCGCCCTGTCCGAGAGGGTGTCCCAATCGGCTTTCGACGGATCCATGCTCCGGGTCGTCCTGCTGATGGACCTGCACGAAGGCGTCCAGCAGCAATTCTTCGACGCCTACGAGCAGCTCCGCCACGACATCGCCTCGGTTCCGGGGCACCTCGGCGACCAGCTGTGCCAGTCGTTCGAGAACCCCTCCCAATGGCTCATCACCAGTGAGTGGGAGAGTGCGCCCCAGTACCTCGCCTGGGTCAACAGCGAGCACCACGCCGAACAGGTCAAGCCGCTCGGCGCCTGCGCCCGCAGCATGCGACCGCTGAAGTTCACCGTGCTGCGCGAGACCGGCAAGCGCTACGACCGGCCCGAGCTGACGCCCTCCGTACGGCTCCAGCCCACGCCCCGCCTCGGCGCCGGGATCGTCCGCCACGCCCTGACCTTCACGGTCAAGCCGGGCAGCGAGAAGGCCGTCGCCGACCTCCTGTCCTCCTACGACTCCCCGGCGGCCGAGGTCGACGCGCACACCCGCCTGTGCCGCACCTCCCTCTTCATGCACGGCAACCGGGTGGTCCGGGCCGTCGAGGTCGAAGGCGACCTCACCGCGGCCCTGCGCCACGTGTCCGAGCAGCCGGAGGTCCGCGCCGTCGAGCAGGCCATCAACCCCTACCTCGAACAGGACCGCGACCTGGCCGACCCCGAGTCCGCCCGCCTGTTCTTCATGAAGGCGGCGCTCCCGGCCGTCCACCACGTGGCCGAGCACGGCGCCGACGACGCCCCCGTGACCCGGCACGCGCTGTTCTACCCGGCACGGGAAGGCCGCGGCGCCGAGCTCGCCGAGTTCCTGTCCCAGCAGGACGAGCGGGCCGCGGCGCGGCCCGACGGCCCGGTCCGCAGCAGCAGCATCTTCCAGCGCGACGACATCGTCGTGCGCCTCCTCGACGTGTCGCTCCCCGCGGGCGCCGAACTCGCCGCCGCCTTCGAGATCGAAGGACCGCGCGCCGAGGCGACCCTCGAACGGCTGCTCGCGGCGCCGTCCGGGGCCGACGGCCCGGCAGCTCCCCACCCCATGACCCCGGTCACCGACCGCCGGGCACCCGAACGGTCCTGA
- a CDS encoding TcmI family type II polyketide cyclase — MHQALIVARMAPGSAPDIAGLFAASDAGELPHLVGVKSRSLFQFGDVYLHLIESDKPPAPAIAQVTDHPEFRDLSDRLSVFISPHDPQTWRSPKDAMAQQFYRWERSAGR; from the coding sequence ATGCACCAGGCTCTCATCGTGGCCCGCATGGCCCCCGGTTCCGCGCCCGACATCGCCGGCCTGTTCGCCGCGTCGGACGCGGGCGAACTGCCCCACCTGGTCGGGGTCAAGAGCCGCAGTCTCTTCCAGTTCGGGGACGTGTACCTCCACCTGATCGAGTCCGACAAGCCACCGGCCCCGGCGATCGCCCAGGTGACCGACCACCCGGAGTTCCGGGACCTCAGTGACCGGCTCTCCGTGTTCATCAGTCCCCACGACCCGCAGACCTGGCGGAGCCCGAAGGACGCCATGGCCCAGCAGTTCTACCGCTGGGAGCGCTCGGCCGGCCGGTAG
- a CDS encoding amidohydrolase family protein — protein sequence MYLNDATRAALLDRLRVPDARRRVLLTGATVVTMDPRTGVLPVGDLLIEGKVIAAVGRDLAARGAAVDAVVVDATGCVLTPGFVDTHRHAWQGQLRRVMPDVDDLGAYARTTLAGYAPVYRPHDMYVGTRLAALSALDCGITTMLDFSHNSRSAEHSDSAVRALIDTGIRGVHAAMGPHFGDWDEQWPADLGRLRDTYGSDLLTFRLAALATDEIAGLWLAYGPELACTAREVGVGVSVDAVFGAASSRAVSRWERAGLLGPEVTLIHATGLTPDAWRAIGASGTTVALAPTSDAQIGLESAVPAVDEALGAGVRPGLSIDVEVALAGDMFTQMRTLHAIQRMRAVAAVYGTDREPSRIGTLDVLDFATLQGARTNGLADVTGSLTVGKQADVLVIRGEDVNNMPLNDAVGTVVLGADARNVDAVFVAGQVRKWDGRLLDVDLSALREEARASRDHVVAAADRAGLG from the coding sequence ATGTATCTGAACGACGCCACCCGCGCGGCCCTGCTCGACCGGTTGCGCGTGCCCGACGCGCGGCGCCGTGTCCTGCTCACCGGCGCGACCGTGGTGACGATGGATCCCCGTACCGGTGTCCTGCCCGTGGGCGACCTCCTGATCGAGGGGAAGGTGATCGCAGCCGTCGGCCGGGACCTCGCCGCTCGGGGCGCGGCCGTCGACGCCGTGGTCGTCGACGCGACCGGTTGCGTGCTGACTCCCGGCTTCGTGGACACCCACCGGCATGCCTGGCAGGGCCAGTTGCGCCGGGTGATGCCCGACGTGGACGACCTGGGAGCCTACGCACGGACCACCCTGGCGGGGTACGCGCCGGTCTACCGGCCGCACGACATGTACGTCGGCACCAGGCTGGCGGCGCTGTCGGCGCTGGACTGCGGGATCACGACGATGCTCGACTTCTCGCACAACTCCCGCAGCGCGGAGCACTCGGACAGCGCCGTGCGCGCGTTGATCGACACGGGCATCCGCGGGGTGCACGCGGCCATGGGTCCGCACTTCGGCGACTGGGACGAGCAGTGGCCGGCCGACCTGGGTCGGCTTCGCGACACGTACGGAAGCGACCTGCTGACCTTCCGGCTCGCCGCCCTGGCAACGGACGAGATCGCCGGGCTGTGGCTTGCCTACGGTCCGGAACTGGCGTGTACCGCACGGGAGGTGGGTGTGGGTGTGAGCGTGGACGCGGTGTTCGGCGCGGCCTCCTCGCGGGCCGTGTCGCGGTGGGAACGCGCCGGACTGCTGGGGCCGGAGGTCACGCTGATCCACGCGACGGGCCTGACCCCCGATGCCTGGCGGGCCATCGGTGCGAGCGGGACGACCGTGGCGCTGGCCCCGACCTCGGACGCGCAGATCGGCCTGGAGAGCGCCGTCCCCGCGGTCGACGAGGCGCTCGGGGCCGGTGTCCGGCCGGGCCTGAGCATCGACGTGGAGGTGGCGCTGGCCGGCGACATGTTCACGCAGATGCGGACCCTGCACGCGATCCAACGCATGCGCGCCGTGGCCGCGGTGTACGGCACGGACCGGGAGCCGTCGCGGATCGGCACGCTCGACGTGCTGGACTTCGCGACCCTCCAGGGCGCGCGGACCAACGGGCTGGCGGACGTGACCGGTTCGCTGACGGTGGGCAAGCAGGCGGACGTGTTGGTCATCCGCGGCGAGGACGTCAACAACATGCCGCTCAACGACGCGGTGGGGACCGTCGTACTGGGTGCGGACGCGCGCAACGTCGATGCCGTGTTCGTGGCGGGGCAGGTCCGCAAGTGGGACGGCCGGCTCCTCGACGTCGACCTGTCCGCGCTGCGGGAGGAGGCGCGGGCCTCGCGCGACCACGTCGTGGCGGCCGCCGACCGGGCGGGCCTCGGCTGA
- a CDS encoding acyl-CoA carboxylase subunit epsilon, giving the protein MPMPEDASVSSLLRVHRGSAEPEELAAIAVVVACLAGRLSRAASPPQETRHHRRHPRPGGHGCWAGCWACR; this is encoded by the coding sequence ATGCCGATGCCGGAAGACGCTTCCGTGTCCAGCCTGCTGCGCGTCCACCGAGGCTCCGCCGAACCCGAGGAACTGGCAGCGATCGCCGTCGTGGTCGCCTGCCTCGCCGGGCGCCTGTCCCGGGCGGCGAGCCCCCCTCAGGAGACGAGGCACCACCGCCGGCATCCGCGCCCCGGAGGGCACGGATGCTGGGCGGGGTGCTGGGCCTGCCGGTGA
- a CDS encoding MFS transporter, with translation MAELTGGNQGTITTSVPARLDRLPWSRWHWMIVIGLGTVWILDGLEVTIVGNIAGRLSEDGSGLSITDAQVTGVAAALYVAGACAGALFFGRLTDLFGRKKLFLITLGVYLAATALTAVSFSPWWFFVFRFLTGFGIGGEYAAINSAIDELIPSKYRGRVDLIINGSFWLGAVAGALLSVLALDTDIFPAWLGWRLTFALGVVLGLVILLVRRHVPESPRWMFIHGQGEEAEKLVADVERQVEREKGAPLPEPGEAITIEQRGSIGFGEIARTVFRSYPRRAVLGLSLFIGQAFLYNAITFGFGTILVRFFDVSSSVTGYYFAVIAFGNFLGPLFLGRFFDTIGRRPMIAGTYVLSGLLLFGTAWLFGAGMLTAFTMTACWCVVLFFASAGASSAYLTVSEIFPMETRAMAIAFFYAVGTAAGGISGPLVFADLTSSGVVADAVLAFCIGASLMVAAGLVAVFFAVAAEGKSLESIATPLSARATGEQGGTEGGPRATDRAESRTPLG, from the coding sequence ATGGCTGAGCTCACGGGTGGGAACCAGGGGACGATCACGACCAGCGTCCCCGCGAGACTGGACCGGCTGCCGTGGTCGCGGTGGCACTGGATGATCGTGATCGGGCTGGGGACCGTGTGGATCCTCGACGGCCTGGAAGTCACGATCGTCGGCAACATCGCCGGTCGGCTCTCCGAGGACGGCAGCGGCCTCAGCATCACGGACGCCCAGGTCACCGGTGTCGCGGCGGCCCTGTACGTGGCCGGGGCCTGCGCCGGGGCGCTGTTCTTCGGACGCCTCACCGACCTGTTCGGCCGCAAGAAGCTCTTCCTGATCACCCTCGGCGTCTACCTGGCGGCGACCGCGCTCACCGCCGTGTCCTTCTCGCCCTGGTGGTTCTTCGTCTTCCGCTTCCTCACCGGTTTCGGCATCGGCGGCGAGTACGCGGCCATCAACTCCGCGATCGACGAGCTGATCCCCAGCAAGTACCGCGGGCGCGTCGACCTCATCATCAACGGCAGCTTCTGGCTCGGCGCGGTCGCCGGCGCACTGCTGTCCGTCCTCGCGCTCGACACCGACATCTTCCCGGCCTGGCTCGGTTGGCGGCTCACGTTCGCGCTCGGCGTCGTCCTCGGCCTGGTGATCCTGCTCGTCCGCCGGCACGTGCCCGAAAGCCCCCGGTGGATGTTCATCCACGGCCAGGGCGAGGAGGCGGAGAAACTCGTCGCCGACGTCGAACGCCAGGTGGAGCGCGAGAAGGGCGCCCCGCTCCCCGAACCAGGGGAGGCCATCACCATCGAGCAGCGCGGCAGCATCGGATTCGGGGAGATCGCCAGGACCGTCTTCCGGTCCTACCCGCGGCGTGCCGTGCTCGGCCTGTCCCTCTTCATCGGCCAGGCGTTCCTCTACAACGCGATCACCTTCGGCTTCGGCACCATCCTGGTCCGGTTCTTCGACGTCTCCAGCTCGGTCACCGGCTACTACTTCGCCGTGATCGCCTTCGGCAACTTCCTCGGACCGCTGTTCCTGGGCCGGTTCTTCGACACCATCGGCCGCCGGCCGATGATCGCCGGCACCTACGTCCTGTCCGGCCTGCTGCTCTTCGGCACCGCCTGGCTCTTCGGAGCCGGCATGCTCACGGCCTTCACGATGACCGCCTGCTGGTGCGTGGTGCTGTTCTTCGCCTCCGCCGGGGCGAGTTCGGCGTACCTGACCGTCAGCGAGATCTTCCCGATGGAGACACGGGCGATGGCGATCGCCTTCTTCTACGCGGTGGGCACCGCCGCCGGCGGCATCTCGGGTCCGCTGGTCTTCGCGGACCTCACCTCCAGCGGAGTGGTCGCCGACGCCGTGCTCGCGTTCTGCATCGGGGCCTCGCTGATGGTGGCGGCCGGCTTGGTCGCGGTCTTCTTCGCGGTGGCGGCGGAGGGCAAGTCCCTCGAATCGATCGCCACCCCCCTCTCCGCCCGCGCCACCGGGGAGCAGGGCGGTACCGAGGGCGGGCCGCGGGCGACGGACCGTGCGGAGAGCCGCACCCCACTCGGGTGA
- a CDS encoding SRPBCC family protein produces the protein MPGHTDNEITVNAPVDVVWEVTNDLQNWPQLFSEYASIEILDRVGDTTKFRLAMHPDENGVVWSWVSERTVDREGLTVKARRVETGPFAHMNIHWEYHPVSGGGTRMRWVQDFAMKPDAPVDDAWMTDNINRNSRTQMALIRDKIEQLERESREPVTSQR, from the coding sequence ATGCCCGGCCACACCGACAACGAGATCACCGTCAACGCACCCGTCGACGTCGTGTGGGAGGTGACCAACGACCTCCAGAACTGGCCGCAGCTCTTCAGCGAGTACGCCTCGATCGAGATCCTCGACCGCGTCGGGGACACCACGAAGTTCCGGCTGGCCATGCACCCCGACGAGAACGGCGTGGTGTGGAGCTGGGTGTCGGAGCGGACCGTCGACCGCGAGGGCCTCACGGTCAAGGCGCGCCGGGTCGAGACCGGCCCGTTCGCCCACATGAACATCCACTGGGAGTACCACCCGGTATCCGGCGGCGGCACCCGGATGCGCTGGGTCCAGGACTTCGCGATGAAGCCCGACGCGCCGGTCGACGACGCCTGGATGACCGACAACATCAACCGCAACTCCCGCACCCAGATGGCCCTCATCCGGGACAAGATCGAACAGCTGGAGCGGGAGAGCCGCGAGCCCGTGACCAGTCAGCGCTGA
- a CDS encoding acyl carrier protein, whose protein sequence is MSDRLTMEELASLMKGAGITVDPVELTSRPESRFDEYGLDSLGLLGIVGELENRRGRALPTDADRCASPREFLDLVNNSLMTGA, encoded by the coding sequence ATGTCCGACCGCCTCACGATGGAAGAGCTGGCTTCCCTGATGAAGGGCGCCGGCATCACCGTCGACCCCGTCGAGCTGACGAGTCGCCCGGAATCCCGGTTCGACGAGTACGGCCTCGACTCGCTGGGCCTGCTCGGCATCGTCGGTGAGCTGGAGAACCGGCGCGGCCGGGCACTGCCCACCGACGCCGACCGCTGCGCGAGCCCGCGCGAGTTCCTCGACCTCGTCAACAACAGCCTCATGACAGGAGCCTGA
- a CDS encoding ketosynthase chain-length factor produces MNSRSEGASVITGIGVVAPNGIGIEAFWKATQAGDSVLDRVSRQGCEHLPLRIAGEVRGFDPGTLVEDRFLVQTDRFSHYALGAADLALEDARLAQADYADDAFSVGVVTAAGSGGGEFGQRELQRLWGQGPRYVGPYQSIAWFYAASTGQISIRRGLKGPCGVVCGDEAGGLDAFAHAARAIRQGSRAMLVGATEAPLAPYSVVCQLGYEGLSTDDDPERAYRPFTAKASGFVPAEGGAMFVVEDAESAERRGATVRAVVAGHCATFTGPHRWEESGEGLSRAIRGALREADCAPEEIDVVFADALGIPAADTAEAWAITDALGSRASRVPVTAPKTGTGRAYCAAGTLDVAAAVMALEHGVVPPTPNVFEVCHDLDVVTGSARPARMRTALVLSRGQMGSNSALVLRRGPESAV; encoded by the coding sequence GTGAACAGTCGCTCCGAGGGAGCCTCGGTCATCACCGGCATCGGGGTGGTCGCGCCCAACGGGATCGGGATAGAAGCCTTCTGGAAGGCGACCCAGGCCGGCGACAGCGTCCTGGACCGCGTCAGCCGACAGGGCTGCGAGCACCTCCCGCTGCGCATCGCGGGGGAGGTGCGGGGCTTCGACCCCGGCACCCTGGTCGAGGACCGCTTCCTCGTACAGACCGACCGGTTCAGCCACTACGCGCTCGGCGCCGCCGACCTCGCCCTGGAGGACGCGCGGCTCGCGCAGGCCGACTACGCCGACGACGCCTTCTCGGTCGGGGTCGTCACGGCGGCCGGCTCGGGCGGCGGCGAGTTCGGGCAGCGCGAACTGCAACGGCTGTGGGGGCAGGGCCCCCGCTACGTCGGCCCGTACCAGTCGATCGCCTGGTTCTACGCCGCCAGTACCGGACAGATCTCCATCCGACGCGGGCTCAAGGGCCCGTGCGGGGTGGTCTGCGGGGACGAGGCCGGCGGGCTGGACGCCTTCGCCCACGCCGCCCGGGCCATCCGGCAGGGCAGCCGGGCGATGCTGGTCGGCGCGACGGAGGCACCGCTCGCCCCCTACTCGGTCGTCTGCCAGCTGGGCTACGAGGGTCTGAGCACCGACGACGACCCCGAGCGGGCCTACCGCCCCTTCACCGCGAAGGCGTCGGGCTTCGTACCCGCCGAAGGCGGCGCGATGTTCGTCGTCGAGGACGCCGAGTCCGCCGAACGGCGCGGTGCGACCGTCCGCGCCGTCGTGGCGGGCCACTGCGCGACCTTCACCGGACCGCACCGCTGGGAGGAGTCGGGCGAGGGCCTGTCCCGCGCCATCCGCGGCGCCCTCCGCGAGGCGGACTGCGCCCCCGAGGAGATCGACGTGGTCTTCGCCGATGCCCTCGGGATCCCCGCCGCCGACACGGCCGAGGCGTGGGCCATCACCGACGCCCTCGGGAGTCGCGCGAGCCGGGTGCCCGTCACGGCGCCCAAGACCGGGACCGGGCGGGCCTACTGCGCCGCCGGCACCCTCGACGTGGCCGCGGCCGTGATGGCACTGGAACACGGCGTCGTCCCCCCGACGCCGAACGTCTTCGAGGTCTGCCACGACCTCGATGTGGTCACCGGCAGCGCGCGCCCCGCACGGATGCGGACCGCGCTCGTGCTCAGCCGGGGCCAGATGGGCTCGAACTCGGCCCTCGTCCTCCGCAGAGGACCGGAATCCGCCGTGTAG
- a CDS encoding beta-ketoacyl-[acyl-carrier-protein] synthase family protein, which produces MTRRRVAVTGVGVVAPGGIGTRAFWDLLSNGRTATRGITLFDPTGFRSRIAAEVDFDPADHGFTPGEAERHDRYIQFALVAAREAVADAGLHLDSDEAWRTGVSLGTAVGGTTRLEHDYVAVSDKGAWWDVDHRLSSPFLHRAFTPATLASAVAEQTGARGPVQTVSTGCTSGLDAIGYAVHAIQEGRMDVCIAGASDSPVSPITVACFDAIKATSPNNDDPAHASRPFDADRDGFVLGEGGAVLVLEELEHARARGATVHCEIGGYATFGNAHHMTGLTTEGLEMARSIETALGQARVNAAEIDYVNAHGSGTKQNDRHETAAVKRVLGDHAYRTPMTSIKSMVGHSLGAIGAIELAACVLAMTHHVVPPTANYETPDPECDLDYVPKTARSHTLRSVLSVGSGFGGFQSAVVMTQPKEVRA; this is translated from the coding sequence ATGACCCGCCGACGGGTGGCCGTGACCGGGGTCGGCGTCGTCGCCCCCGGTGGCATCGGCACCCGCGCCTTCTGGGACCTGCTCTCCAACGGGCGCACCGCGACACGGGGCATCACCCTCTTCGACCCGACCGGGTTCCGCTCCCGGATAGCCGCGGAGGTCGACTTCGACCCCGCCGACCACGGGTTCACCCCCGGCGAGGCGGAGCGACACGACCGGTACATCCAGTTCGCCCTGGTCGCCGCGCGCGAGGCGGTGGCCGACGCCGGCCTCCACCTCGACTCCGACGAGGCCTGGCGCACGGGAGTCTCCCTGGGCACCGCCGTCGGCGGAACCACCCGCCTGGAGCACGACTACGTCGCCGTCAGCGACAAGGGCGCCTGGTGGGACGTCGACCACCGGCTCTCCTCGCCCTTCCTGCACCGGGCGTTCACCCCCGCGACGCTGGCTTCCGCCGTCGCGGAACAGACGGGCGCCCGCGGACCCGTACAGACCGTCTCGACGGGCTGCACCTCGGGCCTCGACGCGATCGGGTACGCGGTCCACGCCATCCAGGAGGGCCGGATGGACGTGTGCATCGCCGGCGCCTCGGACTCTCCCGTCTCCCCGATCACCGTGGCCTGCTTCGACGCCATCAAGGCGACCTCGCCGAACAACGACGACCCCGCCCACGCGTCCAGGCCGTTCGACGCCGACCGCGACGGGTTCGTCCTCGGCGAGGGCGGAGCGGTCCTCGTCCTGGAGGAGCTGGAGCACGCCCGCGCTCGCGGCGCGACCGTCCACTGCGAGATCGGCGGGTACGCCACCTTCGGCAACGCCCACCACATGACCGGCCTCACCACCGAGGGGCTGGAGATGGCCCGGTCCATAGAGACCGCCCTCGGGCAGGCCCGGGTCAACGCCGCGGAGATCGACTACGTCAACGCGCACGGCTCCGGGACCAAGCAGAACGACCGGCACGAGACCGCGGCCGTCAAGCGGGTGCTCGGCGACCACGCCTACCGGACGCCGATGACCTCCATCAAGTCGATGGTCGGCCACTCGCTCGGTGCCATCGGCGCCATCGAACTCGCCGCCTGCGTCCTCGCGATGACCCATCACGTGGTGCCGCCGACGGCGAACTACGAGACCCCCGACCCGGAGTGCGACCTGGACTACGTGCCGAAGACGGCCCGCAGCCACACCCTGCGCAGCGTGCTCTCCGTCGGCAGCGGATTCGGCGGATTCCAGTCCGCCGTCGTCATGACCCAGCCGAAGGAGGTGCGCGCGTGA
- a CDS encoding cupin domain-containing protein has protein sequence MSTHRPRIVDLSETQPNRRRGGDLRAVLTPTSVGSTSGFMGLAVMAPGESIAEHYHPYSEEFVYVVAGNLEVDLDGEAHPLRVDQGLLVPLNVRHRFRNVGDTEARMVFHLGPLAPRPELGHVDTEEAPHPHESAWDQRPPEHSEVVA, from the coding sequence ATGAGCACACATCGCCCACGCATCGTCGACCTCAGCGAGACCCAGCCCAACCGCAGGCGCGGAGGCGACCTGAGAGCGGTGCTCACCCCGACCTCGGTCGGCTCGACCAGCGGGTTCATGGGTCTGGCCGTCATGGCCCCGGGCGAGTCGATCGCCGAGCACTACCACCCGTACTCCGAGGAGTTCGTGTACGTGGTCGCCGGCAACCTGGAGGTCGACCTCGACGGGGAGGCCCACCCGCTGCGCGTCGACCAGGGGCTGCTGGTGCCGCTGAACGTCCGCCACCGTTTCCGCAACGTCGGCGACACCGAGGCCCGCATGGTCTTCCACCTGGGCCCGCTCGCCCCCCGGCCGGAACTCGGCCACGTCGACACCGAAGAGGCCCCGCACCCGCACGAGTCCGCGTGGGACCAGCGGCCACCCGAGCACTCGGAGGTCGTCGCATGA
- a CDS encoding FAD-dependent oxidoreductase, with translation MEDKVDVRVPVLVVGGSLVGLSTSLFLSRHGVRHMVVEKHAGTSVHPRGRGINARTMELFRTAQAEPAIRSAAAVLEENHGILQAQSLVGGEFNWLIKGVDPSRALARFSPTGWCLCSQNNIEPELAKQSRAQGADVRFSTELMSFDQDEEGVTALVKDRETGEHLTVRADFLIAADGPRSPVREALRIPQTGSGELFHNVSITFRSEQLIEVLGDVRFIVCYLMRPGADGALLPVDNETQWVFHAPWHPENGETLEDFTDERCARQIRAAVGVPDLDVEIGGRAPWHAAERVAEWYSSGRAFLVGDAAHEMSPTGAFGSNTGIQDAHNLAWKIAAVLQGAAGQELLDTYEAERLPVARATSLRASARSAEHSHPGYTPPPTMGGGPGSGVLTTAMGYCYPQGAVVGGDPGRPIIPEALRLKGDVGTRAPHMWVTRAGERISLLDLYERSFVLLSAAGTPWRAAAAQVAEQLSARLAGYTIGSAADADLVQPADADWTEVHEIGAGGAVLVRPDGFVAWRCEDAVADPQEALLTAMMTVLRRD, from the coding sequence ATCGAAGACAAAGTCGACGTCCGTGTACCGGTCCTTGTGGTGGGCGGCTCACTCGTGGGCCTGTCCACCTCCCTGTTCCTGAGCCGTCACGGCGTCAGGCACATGGTGGTCGAGAAGCACGCCGGTACGTCCGTCCACCCGCGCGGCCGTGGCATCAACGCACGCACGATGGAGCTCTTCCGGACGGCTCAGGCCGAGCCGGCGATCCGCAGCGCGGCGGCCGTGCTGGAGGAGAACCACGGCATCCTGCAAGCCCAGTCCCTGGTCGGGGGCGAGTTCAACTGGCTGATCAAGGGCGTTGACCCGTCCAGGGCACTCGCCCGCTTCAGCCCCACCGGCTGGTGCCTGTGCAGCCAGAACAACATCGAGCCGGAGCTGGCCAAGCAGAGCCGCGCACAGGGCGCGGACGTGCGGTTCTCCACCGAGCTGATGAGCTTCGACCAGGACGAGGAAGGCGTCACCGCCCTGGTGAAGGACCGGGAGACGGGCGAGCACCTCACCGTGCGCGCCGACTTCCTCATCGCCGCGGACGGCCCGCGCAGTCCCGTGCGCGAGGCGCTGCGCATCCCCCAGACGGGCAGCGGTGAACTGTTCCACAACGTGAGCATCACGTTCCGTTCCGAGCAGCTCATCGAGGTCCTCGGGGACGTCCGGTTCATCGTGTGCTACCTGATGCGCCCGGGCGCGGACGGGGCCCTGCTGCCGGTCGACAACGAGACCCAGTGGGTCTTCCACGCCCCCTGGCACCCCGAGAACGGGGAGACACTGGAGGACTTCACGGACGAACGCTGCGCGCGCCAGATCCGCGCGGCGGTCGGCGTGCCCGACCTGGACGTGGAGATCGGCGGCCGGGCCCCCTGGCACGCGGCCGAACGGGTGGCGGAGTGGTACTCCTCGGGCCGGGCCTTCCTGGTCGGCGACGCGGCCCACGAGATGTCCCCGACCGGGGCGTTCGGTTCGAACACCGGTATCCAGGACGCGCACAACCTCGCCTGGAAGATCGCGGCGGTGCTCCAGGGAGCGGCCGGCCAGGAACTGCTCGACACGTACGAGGCCGAGCGGCTGCCGGTGGCCCGGGCCACGAGCCTGCGGGCCTCGGCGCGTTCCGCGGAACACAGCCACCCGGGGTACACCCCGCCGCCGACCATGGGCGGGGGCCCCGGCAGCGGGGTCCTGACCACGGCGATGGGCTACTGCTACCCGCAGGGCGCGGTCGTCGGCGGTGACCCGGGCCGGCCGATCATCCCCGAGGCGTTGCGCCTGAAGGGTGACGTGGGCACCAGGGCCCCGCACATGTGGGTGACCAGGGCCGGGGAGCGCATCTCGCTGCTCGACCTGTACGAGCGGTCCTTCGTGCTGCTGAGCGCGGCGGGAACCCCGTGGCGGGCGGCGGCGGCGCAGGTGGCCGAGCAGCTGTCCGCGCGCCTGGCCGGGTACACGATCGGCTCCGCGGCCGACGCCGACCTGGTCCAGCCGGCCGACGCCGACTGGACGGAGGTCCACGAGATCGGCGCCGGGGGCGCGGTGCTCGTGCGGCCTGACGGGTTCGTGGCCTGGCGCTGCGAGGACGCGGTCGCCGACCCCCAGGAGGCGCTCCTGACGGCCATGATGACCGTCCTCAGGCGGGACTGA